The sequence ACTGGCACCGCTGTTTGGAATGAGCTCAACCACCTTACATATCGCGTTCGTCGTCGGAACTCTGACGGCAGTCCTCGGAGCTTCTATGATGTTGGTACAGAGCGACATCAAGAAAACTCTCGGTTTTTCTACAATAGGACAAATGGGTTATATGATTATGGAGTGCGGGCTCGGGGCGTTTTCGTTGGCCGTATTCCATTTGATTGCGCATGGTCTCTTCAAAGCCACCGTGTTCCTCTACTGCGGCAACGTCATTCACAAAACGCGACAGGATCCGCATTTCCCCCATACGGACCACGCGGTTAACGATGATGCCGTATTCTCTCGCCTGACGTGGTCCACTGGTTTCGTGACGACGCTGTTTATTCCGTTGCTCATTTTGCTAGGCACTCACGGAGTCTTGCGCATTCCATTACTGGAATCACAGGGAACCGTCATCATCCTCTTTTTCATTTGGATCACCTCATCGCAGGCCATCTTGACACTCACGCGTCTTCGCGCGGTCGCTTCTTGGAAAGTGTCAGCCACGATGTTGGTGACCCTGCTGTTCATTGTCTTCAATTATCTGTTCGCTGTTGAGTCGTTCACGGCCTTCCTCTATCCGAACCCGGAAGAAGTGGCCTCCTATTTTAAGGCTGCAGACCTTCCAGACTGGCTTTTCGATCTCCTCCTCATCGGAGCAACCGGCCTGACCGTTCTCGGGTGGTGTTACCTCTATCTCAAAGCCCATGGACGAACCGTTTGGACACCGTCTTGGATCGAGGGCCTGAGAGTGAGACTCTATACTGTGTTCATTAATCGGCTCTATGCAGATGAAATCTATCGGTCGATCGGCTTGAGGGCCGAGCAATTGATCCATCGGATCGATAAACTGGAACGGGGATGGTCACGATGATGGAATTCTTTGCATCATCGCTGCTGACCGCCATCCCACTTCTGGGAGCGCTCCTGAGTGTGCGTTTCTGGTCTGACCCGAAACGCGTCAAGACTTGTTCTATCGTCTCGTCGATCCTCACCCTTGCCTTGATGTTAGGCATGGCGAAGTTCCTGCCGCCTTTGCCCACGGGACTTCTTTCACTCTACCTTCTGCCGTTGGGAGCGCTGACGTCCGTCCTAAGTCATCCGGTCCATAAGGACCACCGTTTCTCTTGGATGGTGACATTGGTCTGTTTGGGGTTTGGAATTGGAACGCTCACTGGTCCCGACGTATCAGGGCCCTTCTTCCTCATGATGCTGATGGTCACCATCATCGTCCTGCTGTATCGCCATCACACCGCTTTGTGGCCGATGTCATGGTGGGGCGTCGGCCTGTTGATTTTTGGGCTTGTTTGTCTCGGTATTTCGATGCTAACCGCTACGCCACTGTCATCCATCGCCTCGTTGATGACGTGCGCCGTACTGCTGCCACTGGCTCCCTTCCACGGCGGTTATCTGACAACCGTGACGCGACTGCCCGGAAATCTCCCTTCGTTTGTCGTATTATTGTTCCCAATTATGGGCCTCCATCAGCTCTCGATCATTCTGTCGACCATTCCGGATGATGTCATGTCGGTCGTGAATGTTTTGGCGCTTGGCGGGGCACTCTACAGCGCCGTCAAAGCTCTCGCGCAATCGAGAGTCCGCTTAGTCTTGGGCTATGGAAGTCTCTCTTTTTTTTCCATTGCCTGGTGGTTTGCCGCTACAACCGAGGCGACAACGCCCCGAACAGCGCTCCTAGTTGGAGCGATAGGTCTAGCGACCAGCGGACTCTTGATCGCCTGGCAAGTGATCCGCACACGATATGGAGACGATGTGGACCCACAAGCCATCAGCGGGCTGGCGGCAGCGATGCCGAAATACGCCGTTGTGCTTTCTTTGTTGGGCCTCGCCGCCATGGGGATTCCGCCTTTCGGCGTATTTGCTGGATTCATGGGATTGGTGTTGACTTCGCCACAGGCTTCGGTCTTCGGTCTCTTCCTCGTGTTGGGAGCCTGGCTTGCGGCCTCGTGGTACATTATGCAGCTGGTGCAGCAGTTGCTTTTTGGGGCGAGCCGTCCTGATTTGCGCTACACGGATCTTTTACACCCTGAACTCATTTCCCTATCGGTCGTCGTGTTGGTTCTCCTGGCATTGGGGTTGATCCCCTCCACTTTGTTTGGCCCTGAGCAGGCCGTTCAACCGCACACTACGGCATTTCTGG is a genomic window of Candidatus Nitrospira kreftii containing:
- a CDS encoding NADH-quinone oxidoreductase subunit L — encoded protein: MLQSFILAVPLFLLLAAGIVMIGADRSRRIREKLASFPIGLAFLSSVVTLYSVTHEGPIGIRFYDPSSVTSLIIPLGLYVDRLSAVMMTLITAVSMIIYIYSTTYMAQDGHARRYLSLICLTDFVLICMVSSSNLMMLFLFWQLLSFLLYLLAHNHAHVGTLAGAFKTFTILRIADTAFLAGIVLAFQLYGTLEFHELFAKAAATPISLVLMPGVDINGTTAITFLIFIGAMGKSAQFPLHLWLPGSLFAPTPVHALLHAGIINAGGFLINRLAPLFGMSSTTLHIAFVVGTLTAVLGASMMLVQSDIKKTLGFSTIGQMGYMIMECGLGAFSLAVFHLIAHGLFKATVFLYCGNVIHKTRQDPHFPHTDHAVNDDAVFSRLTWSTGFVTTLFIPLLILLGTHGVLRIPLLESQGTVIILFFIWITSSQAILTLTRLRAVASWKVSATMLVTLLFIVFNYLFAVESFTAFLYPNPEEVASYFKAADLPDWLFDLLLIGATGLTVLGWCYLYLKAHGRTVWTPSWIEGLRVRLYTVFINRLYADEIYRSIGLRAEQLIHRIDKLERGWSR
- a CDS encoding putative NADH-quinone oxidoreductase, subunit M translates to MVTMMEFFASSLLTAIPLLGALLSVRFWSDPKRVKTCSIVSSILTLALMLGMAKFLPPLPTGLLSLYLLPLGALTSVLSHPVHKDHRFSWMVTLVCLGFGIGTLTGPDVSGPFFLMMLMVTIIVLLYRHHTALWPMSWWGVGLLIFGLVCLGISMLTATPLSSIASLMTCAVLLPLAPFHGGYLTTVTRLPGNLPSFVVLLFPIMGLHQLSIILSTIPDDVMSVVNVLALGGALYSAVKALAQSRVRLVLGYGSLSFFSIAWWFAATTEATTPRTALLVGAIGLATSGLLIAWQVIRTRYGDDVDPQAISGLAAAMPKYAVVLSLLGLAAMGIPPFGVFAGFMGLVLTSPQASVFGLFLVLGAWLAASWYIMQLVQQLLFGASRPDLRYTDLLHPELISLSVVVLVLLALGLIPSTLFGPEQAVQPHTTAFLESLAWRN